GCTGCCCCGTCTCCGTGTGCGACGCTTGCGGTAGACGGTCATTCCTGCCCAGCGACTTCCCGGTAGAGGGGACCGCCTACACAGAGTGTGAGTTCTGTGGCAAGAGGACGAAGAGGCGAGCTGGAGGGATTGACATCTACGCTGAGCAGAACGCCCTAACATACCCCCACTCCTACGCCACCGAGATCTTCCCACCAGAGATCAACGAATGGGCTAACAGCCACGGAAAAATCGGATTCAAGGCCAGGAATATCAAGATAGCCAAAGCTGCAGACATCATGTTCGTCGTGGCTATCAAAGCGAGTACTTCATGCAAACACTGTGGAGAAAAGAGACCACCGCATCTGAGCAGCGGAGGTTGTTGGACCGGGGTCTACGCCAAAGAAGTGCTCAACAAACGAGTAGTCTGGGTGATCTTGTAGATGCAGAGTATAGAAGGAAAACAAGAAGAGCGGTCAAGAAAACTGGTTACTGTTCAGACTGTAAACGACATCAAACCAATCGCGGGAGCAGATAGGGTCGAAGTCGCTACGGTCCTTGGGTGGCACGTTGTCGTTGGGAAGGGGGAATTCCAGACCGGGTCTAAATGCGCGTATTTCGAAGTAGATTCATTTCTGCCGACGACCCCAGAATTCGAGTTCCTCGCAAAGCACGGCACGAAGAAGATGATTCATGACCACAAAGAGATCGTCGGATACAGGCTCAGAACTGTGAGGCTTCGAGGGCAGATATCACAAGGGCTCGCACTGCCATTGAGCAAGCTAGGCTTACATGACAATACCGAAGTCGGCTCGGACATTACCTCTGTGTTGGGTGTAGTTAAGTACGAAGCGCCAATTCCAGCTTCGCTGGAGGGTGATGTAAAGGGAGAGTTCCCCTCGTTCATACCGAAATCAGACGAGCCTAGAATCCAGTCGCACCCAGACAAATTGAAGGAATACGCAGAAACCCGCTTCTACGTTACAGAAAAAGTCGACGGAAGTTCGGTCACGGTGTTCTTGCAAGATGGCGAGCTGAACGTCTGCTCGAGGAACTGGAACCTTCAGGAGGGCAAACTCAACACCTATTGGCAAGCAGCAAATGCGCTAGACATGAAAGCGAAGCTGCAAGCCTTGGGCGGCACCATATCACTGCAGGGAGAACTTGCGGGAGAAGGAATAAGTGGCAATAAGCTCAAGATCAAGGGGCACAAAATTCTCTTCTACACCGCCTATGATACAGCAAGAAGCGAATACCTCTCATGCAGTGATTTTGTTTCTGCTTGCAAGAAGATCGGCGTCGAGACAGTACCAATCATCAGTACGAACTTCGCGTTGCCGCAAACAGTAGATGAGCTGGTAGCGTTCGCTACGCGGAAGTCAGTAATAGCACCCGATGTTATGGCAGAAGGTGTCGTTGTCAGGTCATTGGAAGAAACCCGCGATCCTGACATTGGCCGCCTGAGCTTCAAGGTCCTAAACCCCGAATATCTCCTGAAGTACGAAGAATAACACGTGGTAGTAGCCCATGAGAGCGTATATTCTCCAAGAAGTGGAAATGGGAAGTTACGAGCCAACTGGTAACGTCTGGCTCATGTCAGAGAAAGCCAAGAAATCGCTAGCTAACCTATCGTATGAAAGCTGGCGCTGGTTCGAGACCAAGATAAGTCCCGCATTAATGGCAGAGACTAACAAGCGAAATAGTTATGGTAATTCGGGAACAACTTACATGGTGCTATCGAAGGGTGTCATGGATGTCGAAGTCCGTGAGGTCGTCAAGCCCAACTTCAGGAAGGAGGTCGGCACAATCTTGACAAGATTGAAGATCGACCATGTGGGATACGACACTACTACCGGAGCCACATCACTACGCGATGTTAATCCTACTACGTTCTTGGTGCTCCTCTAAGGAGATAATGTAACAATGCCAATGCAAGGAATTATGTTCAGGCCAAAGTACAAACGAGGCGCCAGGTATGCCAGACTCCACAAATGTGTGGGGTGCAACAAATGGCTGTACGAGATTTCCGAGAAGGACCGGTACATCTTTGTCTTTGACGAAGGCTCCGTAAAGGGTGCCATAACATTCTGGCGCTGCAGCTGTGGGACGACCAACTGGACACACCGGCTGATTGAAACTGCTGGTGATTGGGAGCAGATCGAAAGAGAAATAGAAGTTGGCGCCCACAAGATTGACACAATCCCCGAATGGACTGAGGGCGACCCCTCGAAGGGAGAGATGGACTGGACACGCAAAGGTGTGGATTCCAGAACTATGCTCCCCTATGGCTTTGCCGAAGATGACATGGGCATCATACGTGATGGTCTCCAGGCACTTTGGAACAACACCCATACTCGAGAGCTTGTCGAACAACAACTGATCTTTACACTTAACACCGCTTCATTGGCAGACCTTATGCAAGGGAATTCCGCAATTAGCGACCTCGTATTCCTTCTGAATGCTAGGGGAGAATCGCTTTCACGCCTTGACTATCTGTTGAAGGAACGGTGGTTCTTCAACGCAAACGGGGAGATCAAGATCTTTGATAGCAATGACAACTACTAGGCAGAGGCTTGTTACCATGAAAAACTTTCCAACGGAAACACAGAACGCGAAGTACACGACGGAGGCATGAAGTTGACTCCAACTGTCACAATCAGTGGAAATCTAAGCGAGTGCGGTTTGTTCAAAGAGGACATACCAACTGACAAGGGTTCAATCGGCACTGTCAGTATGAAGGTGGTGTCGATAACTCCAAAGGGGCGTCTCTTCCATCAACTGAAAAAGCTGAGCTCGTGTGGGCGGTTCTCTGTTATCAATGCCTATTACCAGAATACAAATGGTAAAGAAGTGTTTGCAGGAGAACTCATAGACACCAAACTTGATGTGTATTTCGGAATCAGCGCCACGAATACGCAGATAATACTATCACCAAGGCTTGTCTATGACCAGCGCTCCGCCGAAGATTTTGCAAAACTCGTAGCCAAGCTCTTCTGCGTTAGTGTTGTCATATCTCCAGGGAGCAGTTACCAGAACGTTGTGAACCTAGTAAAGCACCCAGAACTACTCCTGAGCCTGTAACTACGGTGAGAGTATTGAAACATTTCATAGTATCCAACTTCAGGGAGGGGCATAGAGTTGGAAAAACCGCCTCTTATTGGATCGATATCCGGAAAGAGTCGTACGGCAATCTAACAACATTCCAAGTGTTCAAAAACGACAAGAACCGAACGTACTTGGACGATTTATCCCGCATAACGCTCACAGACGCAGGGTACACAAACACCGAAGTCAAATCCATAGAAGGAGAGATAACAGGGCTCGTGGCGCGGTACGAAACCGATCGCCCGCGGGTCATGGACCCAGAGGTATTACTAGGCTTGATGAAGGGCTACAAGCGAGTCATAAGTAACAAAAATACGGTGGGTACATTTGTTGTCCTCGACCACAACGTGTGGTGCATAGACACAAAGAACAGACTTGTAGAATACCGTGGCGTAGATGAAATTGACCTTAGCATACCGGTTGTAGCCCCGTTTATCAAACTGGGCTCCGCAAAGCGGTACAGCACAAGTCTCGAAGTAGCTCTTAACGACCTAGGTCTGAAGAAAAGGAATAGAACACCTCTCACAGGGCCGCATGGCAAACTCGCGTTCGAGATAGTACCAACCATTAGCGAAGCTAATGTTGATCCTTCAGTACTGCTCAATCTGTTGTGAAAGACGAGTGAAACATCATGTATGAAGTAGAAGAAATGGACGTATTCAGGGAACTGGAAGAACTGAAGCATAGTGATACTCCTGCTGAACACCGGCAATTCATGGAAAGGGTTGTAAACGGCGAAGACATTCAGTGCACCAACTGTAATGAATGGTTCAATGAGAAGGTGCGCCACAGGTGCAACCCAAGACTCACCGTTGAGCAAGGCAGTAGAACTCAAACATTTGACCAGGACGAAGAGGCAATAGCCGAACAGGTATCATGCCAGGTGGACATATTCGTCAACGGCATGCATGCAGCAACTGTCGCCAAGTCAGAGGCGAGCGCGTGGGAACAGTCCTACAAGAAGGCCGTGCCCAAAGCGAAAATAACCATCAAACCAGTTGCCTCACTGGCATAACCACTGGCAGAAAAGTGTAACGAGGGCTTTGACATGAAGCATACCAAAACGCGAATGACGGTCGAAACCGCAATTCACAACGTCGTAACGTCCAACGAGTCGTTCAAGGTCCTCCCTAGAGGTACTTGGACGGCCGGTGGATGCGGCATACTGGCTGACGCGATCCTCAAGATATGGTCCTATGCTGGCGCTGGGTTGTACACAGTGACTGACATGAAGACTGGTGTCGCACACCACATTCTTGTACACATGGGTAGATACTATTATGATGGAAACGGCAAGTCGACGAGAGCGCAACTCCTCAAGTATTGGAAGTACAAGGAAGGGCTAGCAAGACCGGCATTGGTGCCCCTGCAAGAGTGGCCAGAAGACATAGACCGCAACACCAAAGCTTCCATGTTCATAGCCCAGATGTTGCTGAAGCAGTTCGAACGTCTGCAGTAGGTCGAGACAATATGGTAAAAGTCAGCCAAATAAATGATCTCGCGTCTCTTGTCAACCGTAAAGTGAGAGTGACAAAAACATACTCTACGAACTGCTATGCCGGTGCAACAGGGACGATAACTGGGGCAGAGATGGATGGAGAACGGGCAACCGTAACCACTGTGATTGACAACAGAAACGGGCGTACAGCTAGGGTCAATTGGTTACGACGCCCCCCACTCGACGAGCTAGAGAATCTCGAGCTCATAGACGAGCCCTTCACGCATGTATGCGCTGAAACTAGCCACTTGATCGATGCAACCGTTCTGCTTACACTCCTATGAGATGGTTCTGGTGAAGAAAATAACCCATAAGAATGAAATGCCAGATACACTGGCAGCAACAGGATATGCTAAAAAATTCCTGTCTAACAGGGTGATTGCAGTTAGATTCGCA
This genomic stretch from Nitrososphaerota archaeon harbors:
- a CDS encoding RNA ligase (ATP) produces the protein MQSIEGKQEERSRKLVTVQTVNDIKPIAGADRVEVATVLGWHVVVGKGEFQTGSKCAYFEVDSFLPTTPEFEFLAKHGTKKMIHDHKEIVGYRLRTVRLRGQISQGLALPLSKLGLHDNTEVGSDITSVLGVVKYEAPIPASLEGDVKGEFPSFIPKSDEPRIQSHPDKLKEYAETRFYVTEKVDGSSVTVFLQDGELNVCSRNWNLQEGKLNTYWQAANALDMKAKLQALGGTISLQGELAGEGISGNKLKIKGHKILFYTAYDTARSEYLSCSDFVSACKKIGVETVPIISTNFALPQTVDELVAFATRKSVIAPDVMAEGVVVRSLEETRDPDIGRLSFKVLNPEYLLKYEE